A single window of Caldimicrobium thiodismutans DNA harbors:
- the hisD gene encoding histidinol dehydrogenase has translation MLRVLKYPSPRAERFLKRLLQRIEEYPKKIERYVEKIGQEVRRKGDRALIEYTSKFDGVILEREELKVSEGEIEKAYDKIDKSLLSAIQHSIQKVKSFHEKALPLSWFDSKAPGITLGQVVRPVESAGLYIPGGKGGETPLISTVIMTAVPAKIAGVKNIFLVSPPRKDKSLHPALLVAGREAGVDAIFRIGGPWSIFALAYGTESIPKVEIICGPGNIYVTLAKKLVSFQVGIDFLAGPSEVLIIADNSADPEFVVWDLLAQAEHDPLSMSLLITTSKKLLKEVKRLIPQALNKGFRREIAEESLRKRGALILVDSIDSAFELANLIAPEHLEIMTQNPFEHLSKVKNAGAVFLGAYTPEAIGDYMAGPNHVLPTMGLARFTSALSTEKFLKKINFMQYTPSALFAEAEKVITLAEAENLPSHAEAVKIRLKRREA, from the coding sequence ATGTTGCGAGTTTTGAAGTATCCCTCTCCAAGGGCAGAGAGATTTTTAAAAAGACTTCTTCAAAGGATTGAGGAATATCCTAAAAAGATTGAGAGATATGTGGAAAAGATTGGACAAGAGGTAAGAAGAAAAGGAGATAGAGCCTTAATTGAGTATACCTCAAAATTTGACGGGGTTATTCTTGAGAGGGAAGAGCTTAAAGTTAGTGAAGGGGAGATTGAGAAAGCCTATGATAAAATAGATAAAAGCCTTCTTTCTGCAATCCAGCATTCCATTCAAAAGGTTAAAAGTTTTCATGAAAAGGCCCTTCCCTTAAGCTGGTTTGATTCCAAGGCTCCAGGAATCACCCTGGGACAGGTTGTAAGGCCTGTTGAATCAGCGGGGCTTTACATTCCAGGGGGGAAAGGAGGGGAGACCCCTCTTATTTCAACTGTTATTATGACCGCTGTTCCTGCTAAAATTGCAGGTGTAAAAAATATCTTTCTTGTCTCACCTCCCAGGAAGGATAAATCTCTACATCCTGCTTTGCTGGTTGCAGGAAGAGAGGCTGGAGTGGATGCTATTTTTCGCATAGGAGGCCCATGGAGTATCTTTGCCTTGGCCTATGGCACAGAAAGCATCCCCAAGGTTGAGATCATCTGTGGTCCTGGGAATATCTATGTGACCTTAGCCAAAAAACTTGTCTCCTTTCAGGTGGGGATTGACTTTCTCGCTGGCCCAAGTGAGGTGTTAATTATAGCGGATAATTCAGCAGATCCAGAATTTGTAGTCTGGGATCTTTTGGCACAGGCTGAACACGATCCCCTCAGTATGAGCCTCCTTATAACTACCTCAAAGAAACTTTTAAAAGAGGTGAAAAGGCTTATTCCTCAGGCCTTAAACAAGGGGTTTCGCAGAGAAATTGCTGAGGAATCTTTGAGAAAAAGAGGGGCCCTCATTCTTGTTGACTCCATAGATTCGGCCTTTGAACTTGCTAATCTGATTGCCCCTGAACATTTAGAGATAATGACTCAAAATCCCTTTGAGCATCTTTCAAAAGTGAAAAATGCTGGTGCGGTTTTTCTTGGAGCTTATACCCCAGAGGCTATTGGAGATTATATGGCTGGTCCTAATCATGTCCTGCCCACTATGGGTCTTGCCAGATTTACAAGTGCACTTTCTACGGAAAAATTTCTGAAAAAGATAAATTTCATGCAATATACACCTTCAGCGCTCTTTGCTGAGGCAGAAAAGGTAATCACTCTTGCTGAAGCGGAAAATCTTCCCTCCCATGCGGAAGCCGTTAAGATTAGATTAAAAAGGAGGGAGGCATGA
- a CDS encoding ATP-dependent 6-phosphofructokinase, whose amino-acid sequence MKDYCDPLEFAEEISVDIDTEIESLGRAKIPSPVNLPSQCFVNEEHRVTLRVNYQYLKGVLSEGKEAPSLELAGPRPFIYFDPSKVKVGIVTCGGLCPGINDVIRSIVMTLFYSYGVNKILGFQYGLQGFIPKYGHPVIELTPEVVKDIHTQGGTFLGTSRGHQPVEEIVDTLERLNIQILFMIGGDGTFRAANKIKDEIAKRGLKIAVIAIPKTIDNDIWLVSKTFGFDTAVELACEAIRCAHTEARAVPYGIGLVKLMGRHSGFIAAAATLATKEVNFCLVPEMDFDLEGEQGFLAELEKRLLARKHAVIVIAEGAGQKYVIKDPPEYDASGNVKLGDIGKFVKEKIEEYFKKRGLEIVIRYIDPSYIIRSVPANVEDRIYCGFLGQYAVHAGMAGKTGLMISYLNEQFVHIPLKEAVKKRKQINLHSRFWLSVLESTGQRGLKNPS is encoded by the coding sequence ATGAAGGATTACTGTGATCCCTTAGAGTTTGCAGAAGAGATTTCTGTTGATATTGATACGGAGATTGAATCTCTTGGTAGGGCTAAGATTCCAAGCCCTGTAAATCTGCCATCTCAGTGCTTTGTGAATGAGGAGCACAGGGTTACTTTAAGGGTAAATTATCAATACCTCAAAGGGGTTTTATCTGAAGGCAAAGAAGCCCCTTCCCTTGAACTTGCCGGGCCAAGGCCTTTTATCTATTTTGACCCCTCCAAGGTTAAAGTTGGGATTGTGACCTGTGGAGGTCTCTGCCCGGGTATAAATGATGTGATTAGAAGCATAGTTATGACCCTTTTTTATTCCTATGGGGTGAATAAAATCCTTGGATTTCAGTATGGCTTGCAGGGTTTTATCCCTAAGTATGGTCATCCAGTGATTGAGTTAACTCCTGAGGTGGTTAAAGACATCCATACTCAGGGTGGGACCTTTCTTGGGACTTCCAGGGGGCATCAGCCTGTTGAAGAGATTGTTGATACCCTGGAAAGGCTTAATATTCAGATTCTTTTTATGATAGGGGGAGATGGAACCTTTAGGGCTGCCAATAAAATTAAGGATGAGATTGCTAAAAGAGGTCTTAAAATAGCGGTGATTGCAATTCCTAAGACCATTGATAACGATATATGGCTTGTTTCTAAGACCTTTGGATTTGATACTGCTGTTGAGCTTGCCTGTGAGGCCATAAGATGCGCCCATACGGAGGCACGAGCTGTGCCCTATGGTATAGGGCTGGTTAAACTTATGGGAAGGCATTCAGGCTTTATTGCAGCAGCAGCAACGCTGGCTACGAAGGAAGTTAACTTCTGCCTTGTCCCGGAGATGGACTTTGATTTAGAGGGTGAGCAGGGTTTTTTGGCAGAGCTTGAGAAGAGGCTTCTTGCCAGAAAACATGCGGTAATTGTTATAGCTGAAGGGGCAGGACAAAAATATGTGATTAAAGATCCCCCTGAATATGATGCCTCAGGTAATGTGAAATTGGGGGACATTGGAAAATTCGTTAAAGAAAAGATTGAAGAGTATTTTAAGAAAAGGGGGCTTGAGATTGTTATCCGTTATATTGATCCAAGCTACATTATAAGAAGTGTGCCTGCAAATGTGGAAGACCGGATTTACTGCGGATTTCTGGGACAATATGCGGTGCATGCAGGAATGGCCGGTAAAACAGGCCTTATGATCAGTTATCTCAATGAGCAGTTTGTGCACATTCCTCTTAAAGAGGCGGTAAAAAAAAGGAAACAGATTAATCTTCATAGTAGATTCTGGCTCTCAGTCCTTGAGTCAACTGGACAGAGGGGCTTAAAGAATCCTTCATGA
- the ftsH gene encoding ATP-dependent zinc metalloprotease FtsH, whose amino-acid sequence MNQIQRLLLFFSLFILLVLGYYFLQSTITAPEKLSYYEFKVLLRRGQVEKLVLKKNEITGAFKEGASETLHELRKRPVKIPPYFKTYRAEDPELIKLLEEKGVNYEVKPDGSLWINVLSWILPVILLIAFWIFIFRRFVSPEGGIMSVGKSKARIYVENEITVNFKDVAGVDEAVEELKEIIEFLRHPQKFVALGAKIPKGVLLVGPPGTGKTLLARAVAGEAGVPFISISGSSFVEMFVGVGAARVRDLFAQAEKMAPCIIFIDEIDAVGRIRGITPAGGTEEREHTLTQLLTEMDGFDPKKGVIIIAATNRPEVLDPALLRPGRFDRVVVVDRPDLKGREAILKIHTKHIKLAQDVDLKVIAARTPGMVGADLANIVNEAALLAARKGKSFVEMEDFEEAIDRVIAGLARKSRFLTPEEKKRIAYHEAGHAIVAGVLTPKERVHRVSIIPRGVAALGYTLQLPEEERYLVTKEELLAKITVLFGGRVAEELVFKEVSTGAQNDLEKATELARAMVMDYGMSELLGPQTFRRREALFLDIPYRERELVSEETARLIDSEIAKILKTCYDKAKEVLEKRREKLERLVELLIQKEVLEGETLARLLYEEG is encoded by the coding sequence ATGAATCAGATTCAGCGCCTTTTACTTTTTTTTAGTCTCTTCATCTTGCTTGTTCTTGGATACTATTTTCTCCAAAGCACAATTACTGCTCCTGAAAAACTCAGTTATTATGAATTCAAGGTATTATTGCGAAGGGGGCAGGTTGAAAAGTTAGTTCTCAAAAAAAATGAGATAACCGGAGCTTTTAAGGAAGGTGCCTCTGAAACCTTACATGAACTCAGAAAAAGGCCTGTTAAAATCCCTCCATATTTTAAAACCTATCGGGCTGAGGATCCAGAACTCATTAAGCTTCTTGAGGAAAAGGGAGTTAATTATGAGGTGAAACCTGATGGAAGCCTCTGGATAAATGTCCTTTCCTGGATTTTGCCGGTAATACTTCTAATTGCCTTCTGGATTTTTATATTTAGGCGTTTTGTATCCCCGGAAGGGGGTATTATGAGTGTGGGGAAGAGTAAGGCCCGAATTTATGTAGAGAATGAGATAACAGTTAATTTTAAAGATGTGGCTGGGGTTGATGAAGCTGTTGAAGAGCTGAAGGAGATAATAGAGTTTTTAAGGCATCCTCAAAAGTTTGTGGCCCTTGGGGCAAAAATCCCCAAAGGTGTTTTACTTGTTGGCCCACCTGGAACTGGAAAGACTTTACTTGCAAGGGCTGTAGCAGGAGAGGCAGGTGTGCCCTTTATATCCATCTCGGGGTCCTCCTTTGTAGAGATGTTTGTGGGGGTGGGTGCAGCAAGGGTTAGAGATCTCTTTGCTCAAGCTGAGAAAATGGCCCCTTGCATTATTTTCATTGATGAGATTGATGCGGTGGGTAGAATTAGAGGGATAACACCAGCTGGTGGAACTGAGGAAAGGGAGCATACCCTGACACAGCTCCTTACAGAAATGGATGGCTTTGACCCTAAAAAGGGAGTTATAATTATTGCGGCAACCAATCGTCCAGAAGTCCTTGATCCTGCTCTTTTGCGACCAGGAAGATTTGATCGTGTGGTAGTGGTAGATAGGCCAGATCTGAAGGGGAGAGAGGCAATTTTAAAAATCCATACCAAACATATCAAACTTGCTCAAGATGTGGATTTAAAAGTTATTGCTGCAAGAACTCCGGGCATGGTGGGGGCAGATCTTGCAAACATTGTTAATGAGGCTGCTCTTCTTGCAGCAAGAAAGGGAAAAAGCTTTGTTGAGATGGAGGACTTTGAGGAGGCTATAGATAGGGTTATAGCAGGGCTTGCCCGTAAAAGCAGGTTTCTTACCCCTGAGGAGAAAAAACGCATTGCCTACCATGAGGCCGGGCATGCTATTGTTGCAGGGGTCTTAACCCCCAAGGAGAGGGTGCATAGGGTCTCTATCATACCCAGAGGTGTGGCTGCCCTTGGTTATACCCTCCAGCTTCCAGAAGAAGAAAGATACCTTGTCACTAAAGAGGAATTGCTGGCTAAGATTACGGTTCTTTTTGGTGGAAGGGTTGCAGAAGAATTAGTTTTTAAAGAGGTATCCACTGGGGCTCAGAATGACTTAGAGAAAGCCACGGAGCTTGCCAGAGCCATGGTTATGGATTACGGAATGAGTGAACTCCTCGGTCCACAGACCTTCAGACGCCGAGAAGCCCTTTTCTTGGATATTCCCTATAGGGAAAGAGAGCTTGTCTCAGAAGAGACTGCCAGACTTATTGATAGTGAAATTGCCAAAATACTCAAAACCTGCTATGATAAAGCAAAAGAGGTTTTGGAAAAAAGAAGAGAAAAGCTTGAAAGGCTTGTAGAATTGCTAATTCAAAAGGAAGTTTTAGAAGGGGAGACCTTGGCAAGGCTCCTCTATGAGGAGGGTTAA
- a CDS encoding FG-GAP repeat domain-containing protein, with protein MTFWLSLILGFLFIFSQGNAQVSPQVLEEIKRDFQPLQVLIIGIEGNEVILDKGRAQGIKPKDILTVYKKVRKIIHPETKESLGFLKEPIGKIEVLRVDENFSTARILSKREEFPIPTLAKRNTDLRLLLLSEGPQREALFFTLKSLLPESEIFYDPNLKVSQLTSADLFNRKIDLLLAEGPGYLKVYNSYLDLVRIYGSPLATSNQIASKTETVESLPHPTSFTPQFKQVSLLGKMPGEVLQGEFVDLDGDGREEFLYFTSNNELFAVKLKGGLLAKYKPEKGQILSLSAGPQGWVALNIYEKNLGMRSEVLKLTPQGFQPVLKNLNLILQFVDYAGVGQKDTLLVQTFDGDTFFGKEVYIAKREGNSLRYAQRLDVPENFRLPGANFVDLDGDGERELVTFLSDGRLGIFKRGRLVFSTPFEVSKHFYQLTLTKGKKGQEVVKAVLYPFVSPLVGDFNRDGRQDLLFIKAEFPLERVAGDLKSLPLNQGNFQFYTLSYQGTYYFRALALNETGVMTALGGEGENIYFVTVKGVYPGQTESLLYSILY; from the coding sequence ATGACTTTCTGGTTATCGTTAATCCTTGGATTTTTGTTTATTTTTTCTCAAGGAAATGCTCAGGTTAGTCCCCAGGTTCTTGAAGAAATTAAAAGGGATTTTCAGCCTCTTCAAGTCCTGATTATTGGCATAGAAGGAAATGAGGTTATCCTTGATAAAGGACGGGCCCAGGGTATAAAACCCAAAGATATCCTGACAGTTTATAAAAAAGTCCGCAAAATTATTCATCCTGAGACAAAGGAAAGTCTTGGATTTTTAAAAGAGCCTATCGGGAAGATAGAGGTCTTGAGAGTGGATGAAAACTTTTCTACAGCAAGAATCCTTAGTAAGCGTGAGGAATTTCCCATTCCAACCTTGGCAAAGAGAAATACAGATCTGAGGCTCCTTCTTCTTTCCGAAGGTCCTCAAAGGGAAGCCCTATTTTTTACCCTTAAGAGTCTTCTTCCAGAAAGTGAAATATTCTACGATCCCAATTTAAAGGTTTCTCAGCTTACCTCCGCAGATCTTTTTAACCGTAAGATTGATTTACTTTTGGCTGAGGGTCCAGGTTATCTTAAGGTTTACAATAGCTATCTTGATCTGGTTAGAATATATGGAAGCCCTTTAGCAACTTCTAATCAAATAGCCTCTAAAACTGAAACTGTTGAGTCTCTACCGCATCCAACCTCCTTTACACCCCAGTTTAAACAGGTTTCTCTTTTGGGAAAAATGCCTGGCGAGGTTTTGCAGGGAGAATTTGTAGATCTTGATGGTGATGGAAGAGAGGAATTTCTTTATTTTACCTCTAATAATGAGCTTTTTGCAGTGAAGCTAAAGGGAGGACTTCTTGCCAAATATAAGCCCGAGAAAGGACAGATTCTTTCCCTATCCGCCGGTCCTCAGGGATGGGTTGCCCTCAATATCTATGAAAAGAATCTCGGGATGCGGAGTGAGGTGCTCAAGCTTACACCCCAGGGGTTTCAACCCGTGCTAAAAAATCTTAATCTGATACTGCAGTTTGTGGATTATGCTGGAGTGGGACAAAAAGATACCCTCCTTGTGCAGACCTTTGATGGGGATACCTTTTTTGGTAAGGAAGTTTATATTGCTAAGCGCGAGGGCAATTCTTTGAGATATGCCCAAAGGCTTGATGTGCCAGAGAACTTCAGGCTTCCTGGTGCTAACTTTGTTGATCTTGATGGAGATGGAGAAAGAGAGCTTGTTACCTTTCTTAGCGATGGCAGGCTTGGTATCTTTAAAAGGGGAAGACTGGTTTTTTCTACCCCCTTTGAGGTATCTAAACACTTTTATCAACTGACTCTCACCAAGGGTAAAAAGGGGCAGGAGGTAGTTAAGGCGGTCCTTTATCCCTTTGTGAGCCCTCTTGTGGGCGATTTTAACAGGGATGGAAGACAGGACCTCCTCTTTATTAAGGCAGAATTTCCCTTAGAAAGGGTGGCAGGAGATCTGAAAAGCCTTCCTTTGAATCAGGGGAACTTTCAATTTTATACCCTTTCCTATCAAGGGACTTATTATTTTAGGGCCCTGGCTTTGAATGAAACCGGAGTCATGACAGCCCTGGGAGGGGAAGGAGAAAATATTTATTTTGTGACTGTCAAGGGAGTCTATCCCGGACAGACGGAGAGTTTACTTTATTCCATTTTATATTGA
- the ahbB gene encoding siroheme decarboxylase subunit beta, with amino-acid sequence MKIINEQEKKVLQALIKGLPLVERPFAEIAKELNIKEEEVFSCIQALLDKRIIRRLGATIRHNLAGYEGNAMVAWLVPEERIDEVGQILSQKSFISHCYVRKTYPDWPYNFYTMCHAKSREELLELIKALSEELNLEAYEILFTLREIRRKHAQYKME; translated from the coding sequence ATGAAAATTATTAATGAACAAGAGAAAAAAGTCCTCCAAGCTCTAATTAAGGGCCTTCCCCTGGTAGAGAGGCCCTTTGCAGAGATTGCCAAAGAGCTTAATATAAAAGAAGAAGAGGTCTTCTCTTGCATCCAGGCCCTCTTAGACAAAAGGATTATCCGCAGACTTGGGGCTACTATAAGGCATAATTTAGCAGGCTATGAGGGGAATGCCATGGTTGCATGGCTCGTACCAGAGGAAAGAATCGACGAAGTTGGCCAGATTCTCTCTCAAAAATCCTTTATCTCTCATTGCTATGTGAGAAAGACCTATCCAGACTGGCCCTATAACTTTTATACCATGTGTCACGCTAAAAGCCGAGAGGAGCTCCTTGAACTTATAAAGGCTCTCTCAGAGGAGCTGAACTTAGAAGCTTATGAAATCCTTTTTACCCTCCGAGAGATCCGCAGAAAACACGCTCAATATAAAATGGAATAA
- the queF gene encoding preQ(1) synthase produces the protein MVKKYGEIAIAEAQLEAWENPYPDRDYLIEITFPEFTCLCPRSGYPDFAIIKISYLPDQKIVELRSLKLWLNKFRDRYLSHEAVTNEIFDALWNLLQPRRLKVVADFHPRGNVHTVITVEKERA, from the coding sequence ATGGTTAAAAAATATGGTGAAATTGCCATTGCCGAGGCTCAACTTGAGGCCTGGGAAAATCCATACCCGGATCGAGACTATCTTATTGAAATCACCTTTCCAGAATTTACCTGTCTCTGTCCAAGATCCGGGTATCCTGATTTTGCCATAATCAAAATCTCTTATCTCCCCGATCAAAAAATTGTTGAGCTCAGATCTCTAAAACTTTGGCTTAATAAATTCAGGGATCGCTATCTCTCTCATGAAGCCGTAACTAATGAAATTTTTGATGCCCTCTGGAATCTCTTGCAACCGAGACGCCTTAAAGTGGTTGCAGATTTTCATCCTCGCGGCAATGTGCATACTGTTATTACTGTTGAGAAAGAGAGAGCATGA
- a CDS encoding ATP-binding protein, with translation MEKNLPIGISSFVEIRSEPYYYVDKTPFVEKLVSEGKYYFLSRPRRFGKSLFVDTLKQAFLGRKELFQGLYLEKNWDWSVRYPVIHIDFGGGEVKGAEGLEKWILQQLEEHQNLYEITCKWKDDYHACFRELILKLSQKYASKVVVLVDEYDKPILDCIEDRETAKAVRDVLKNFYSVLKPLDTQLKFVFLTGVSKFSKVSLFSGLNQLRDITLSREYSTICGYTQRELEEVFREELKDKNLELIRCWYNGYSWLGEPLYNPFDVLLYLEEKQFHPYWFETGTPSFLVKLLMEKRFYLPELENLVATDSLIGSFDIDRVRPENLLFQAGYLTIKRIFSLADKILYELSYPNKEVKVALNEVLAEYFTGDTGEVSLKTRDFLLALERNQFEKMKKVLEGLYAGIPHDWFRKNELFRYEGYYASCFYAFLCGSGLEVIPEDITNKGQIDLTVLYRERVYLFEFKVVEGEEGEGKALAQLKEKGYHKKYEGKSKEIYLIGIEFSSRERNIKGFFWEKIN, from the coding sequence ATGGAGAAAAATCTTCCCATCGGAATTTCAAGCTTTGTTGAGATTCGCTCAGAACCCTATTATTATGTTGATAAAACTCCATTTGTTGAAAAACTTGTCTCCGAAGGAAAATACTATTTTCTCTCCCGCCCAAGAAGATTTGGAAAATCCCTTTTTGTGGACACCCTGAAACAGGCCTTCCTTGGAAGAAAAGAGCTTTTCCAAGGGCTCTATCTTGAAAAGAACTGGGACTGGAGTGTTAGGTATCCTGTTATTCATATTGATTTTGGGGGAGGAGAGGTCAAAGGTGCAGAAGGCCTTGAAAAATGGATACTTCAGCAACTTGAGGAACATCAAAATCTTTATGAGATCACCTGTAAATGGAAAGATGATTACCATGCCTGCTTCAGGGAACTAATCCTAAAACTTTCTCAGAAATATGCATCTAAAGTGGTAGTTCTTGTTGATGAGTATGATAAACCTATTCTTGATTGTATTGAGGATAGAGAAACTGCAAAGGCAGTAAGAGATGTGCTTAAGAACTTTTATAGTGTCTTAAAGCCCCTTGATACCCAGCTTAAATTTGTTTTCCTCACAGGAGTTTCAAAATTTTCAAAGGTTTCCCTTTTCTCAGGGCTTAATCAGTTAAGAGATATTACTTTAAGCAGGGAGTATTCAACTATTTGCGGATATACTCAAAGGGAACTTGAAGAGGTCTTTAGGGAGGAACTGAAAGATAAGAACTTAGAGCTTATAAGATGCTGGTATAATGGTTATTCCTGGCTTGGGGAACCTCTCTACAATCCCTTTGATGTGCTTCTCTATTTAGAGGAAAAACAATTTCACCCTTACTGGTTTGAGACAGGGACTCCAAGTTTTCTTGTAAAGCTTTTAATGGAGAAGCGTTTTTATCTTCCTGAGCTTGAAAATCTTGTGGCAACAGACTCACTTATTGGGTCCTTTGATATAGATAGGGTTAGGCCTGAGAATCTCCTTTTTCAAGCAGGCTATCTTACCATAAAAAGAATATTTAGCCTTGCAGATAAGATTCTTTATGAGCTTTCCTATCCCAATAAGGAGGTAAAGGTAGCTTTAAATGAGGTGCTTGCTGAGTATTTTACAGGGGATACAGGGGAAGTTTCTTTAAAGACAAGGGATTTTCTTTTGGCTCTTGAGAGAAATCAGTTTGAGAAGATGAAGAAGGTTCTTGAGGGTCTTTATGCAGGGATACCCCATGATTGGTTCAGGAAGAATGAGCTTTTTCGTTATGAGGGGTATTATGCAAGTTGTTTTTATGCCTTTTTATGTGGGTCAGGGCTTGAGGTAATCCCTGAGGATATAACAAATAAGGGGCAGATAGATTTGACGGTGCTATATAGGGAAAGAGTTTATCTTTTTGAGTTCAAGGTGGTTGAGGGAGAGGAGGGAGAGGGTAAAGCTTTAGCTCAATTGAAAGAAAAAGGGTATCATAAGAAGTATGAGGGGAAGTCTAAGGAGATTTATCTTATCGGGATTGAGTTTTCCTCAAGGGAGAGGAATATCAAGGGCTTTTTCTGGGAAAAAATAAATTGA
- a CDS encoding cysteine desulfurase family protein — protein sequence MKPIYLDYNATTPVLPEVISAFNLYAGEFFWNPSSGHILGRRAKEVLEEFRKTVAEALSAEPEEVIFTSGGTEANHLALFGVLTQYKKAHLLVSSFEHPSILNPAVKLLEKGYEVDFVPVNPQGYVEPDVVKKRLRPHTKLVSIILANNEIGTIQPIKEISEILKEREILFHTDACQAVGKIPVNFKELCVDMLTLAGHKMYAPKGIGALIVKKGVNLEPIFFGGGQERGLRAGTEPVPLIASLSKACEIAKRDVLAEGERLKFLRERLFQGLKEFYPDLYRFVDPEKTLPNTLTVSFVGKSGAKILSDLPEICASTGSACHDRKGSITLQALKVPPEIAEGTIRFSLGRYTTLEDIEKVLELFQNYFRK from the coding sequence ATGAAGCCCATTTATCTTGATTATAATGCTACAACTCCGGTTTTGCCAGAGGTAATTTCAGCCTTTAATCTCTATGCGGGTGAATTTTTTTGGAATCCAAGCTCTGGCCACATTCTTGGAAGAAGAGCCAAAGAAGTCCTGGAAGAATTCAGAAAGACTGTGGCCGAGGCTCTTTCAGCAGAGCCAGAAGAAGTTATCTTTACCTCAGGAGGCACAGAGGCTAATCATCTTGCCCTTTTTGGAGTTCTTACCCAATATAAAAAGGCTCATCTCCTTGTTTCTTCCTTTGAACATCCTTCCATTTTGAACCCTGCGGTGAAACTTCTTGAGAAGGGTTATGAGGTTGATTTTGTCCCTGTAAATCCCCAGGGTTATGTTGAGCCAGATGTGGTTAAAAAAAGGCTGAGACCTCATACAAAGCTTGTTTCCATTATACTTGCTAATAATGAGATTGGAACCATCCAACCTATAAAAGAAATTTCTGAAATTCTTAAAGAAAGAGAGATTCTTTTTCACACTGATGCCTGTCAGGCTGTGGGGAAAATACCTGTGAATTTTAAAGAGCTTTGTGTGGATATGTTAACTCTTGCCGGACATAAGATGTATGCTCCTAAAGGAATTGGTGCCCTTATTGTGAAAAAGGGAGTTAATCTGGAACCTATCTTTTTTGGGGGAGGGCAAGAAAGGGGCCTTAGGGCAGGAACAGAGCCAGTTCCTTTGATTGCAAGTTTATCTAAAGCCTGCGAAATTGCAAAAAGAGATGTTTTAGCTGAAGGAGAAAGATTAAAATTTTTAAGAGAAAGGCTATTTCAGGGGCTAAAGGAGTTTTATCCTGACCTTTATCGCTTTGTAGATCCTGAAAAAACTCTTCCCAATACCCTTACAGTATCTTTTGTAGGAAAAAGCGGAGCCAAAATTCTTTCTGACCTTCCAGAGATCTGTGCCTCAACTGGTTCTGCCTGTCATGACCGTAAAGGCTCTATCACCCTTCAGGCTCTTAAAGTTCCCCCTGAAATTGCAGAAGGAACTATCCGTTTTTCCTTAGGCAGATATACCACCCTTGAAGACATTGAAAAGGTTCTTGAGCTCTTCCAAAACTATTTCAGAAAATAA
- a CDS encoding glycoside hydrolase family 3 N-terminal domain-containing protein: MFKKIGKVLLVKPALISEEEREFYKELSFENFIFFKEHFQRDFEEYLSHLRGGLRSIKFLAVDQEGGRVCRIKGDFASPSEIAEKAKFEGKRVLIDWAEKIAETLENYKLNLNLSPVVDRGNKETPEFLKGRSFSKDPKEIVKFAEILIGEHKKRGLRTCLKHFPGLYNVKIDPHKELPVKEKLFDEDLYPFIKLSSRADFIMTTHLFLPELDMEKPSTFSERLISFLRKITDFKGAILTDDLSMGALKSYSFSERIVLSLVSGHNLLIFCGFFEDLMGSLFEIKGEIEKSKILKEKIQESLTILEKY, translated from the coding sequence ATGTTCAAAAAAATTGGAAAGGTTTTACTTGTTAAGCCAGCCTTAATCTCAGAAGAAGAAAGGGAATTTTATAAAGAGCTTTCCTTTGAAAATTTTATCTTTTTTAAAGAACATTTTCAAAGGGATTTTGAAGAATATCTTTCCCATTTAAGAGGTGGTCTTAGAAGCATCAAATTTTTAGCAGTGGATCAGGAAGGCGGAAGAGTTTGCAGGATTAAGGGTGATTTTGCAAGTCCCTCTGAAATAGCGGAGAAAGCCAAATTTGAAGGGAAAAGGGTTTTAATAGATTGGGCAGAAAAAATAGCTGAGACCTTAGAGAATTATAAACTTAATCTAAATCTTTCTCCTGTTGTTGATAGAGGAAATAAAGAAACGCCTGAATTTCTGAAGGGAAGGAGCTTTAGCAAAGATCCTAAAGAAATTGTAAAATTTGCAGAAATCTTAATTGGGGAGCACAAAAAAAGAGGGCTTAGAACCTGTCTTAAACATTTTCCTGGACTTTACAATGTAAAAATTGACCCCCATAAAGAACTTCCTGTGAAAGAAAAGCTTTTTGATGAGGACCTTTATCCTTTTATAAAACTTTCTTCAAGAGCTGATTTTATTATGACTACCCATCTTTTTCTCCCTGAACTTGATATGGAAAAGCCTTCCACCTTTTCTGAGAGGCTTATTTCTTTTCTGCGAAAGATAACGGATTTTAAGGGGGCCATCCTTACTGATGACCTCTCCATGGGGGCTTTAAAGAGCTATTCTTTTTCAGAAAGAATTGTTCTTTCCTTGGTGTCAGGGCACAATCTTCTTATTTTTTGTGGTTTCTTTGAAGATTTGATGGGAAGTCTTTTTGAGATCAAGGGAGAGATTGAAAAAAGTAAAATCCTTAAAGAAAAAATCCAGGAGTCCTTGACAATTCTTGAGAAATATTAG